A stretch of DNA from Paenibacillus sp. FSL W8-0186:
TCGCATCAAATCCTTCATTGTACAAATCCTCGACATCCTGGCCTACATGTCCAGCCACGGCGATGACTTTGATGTTACTGTTAACACTTTTGGCTGCTTGCGCAACACCGAATGGTGCTTTACCGAATTTCGTTTGAAAATCGATGCCGCCTTCACCTGTAAAGCAGTAATCGGCATTTTGCAGTGCTTCTTTTAAATTTGTCTTTTCAACTACGATATCAATCCCTTTTTTCATGGTTGCTTTCGTGAAGGCCAGCAATCCCCCGCCAAGACCGCCTGCTCCCCCTGCCCCTGGTACGTCTACAATATCAATTCCAAGCTGCTGTTTCACGATTTCACTGAAGTGCCTTAAGTTTTTATCCAAAACTTGCACCATTTCTGGTGTAGCGCCCTTCTGCGGACCAAAAACAACCGACGCCCCACGCTCTCCACACAATGGATTGGTGACATCCGATGCCACAACAATATTTATATGCTCCAGCTCCGGGAGCACATGCGTAACATCAATCCTGGCCAGATCATTGAGATATCCCCCGCCAAGCAATAGCTCTTCCCCCTGCTTATTCAGGAACTTATACCCCAACGCCGCAGCCATTCCCGTACCTGCATCATTCGTAGCGCTTCCACCTATGCCCAGAATGATATCG
This window harbors:
- a CDS encoding glycerate kinase: MESTMAKKFVLAPDSFKESMTAKEVCEAMELGIKRAIPDAECIHVPMADGGEGTVQSLVDATGGKLIQKEVTGPLGTKVVAHYGILGDGKTGVIEMASASGIHHVPKGSRNPLITTTYGTGELIKDCIERGITDIILGIGGSATNDAGTGMAAALGYKFLNKQGEELLLGGGYLNDLARIDVTHVLPELEHINIVVASDVTNPLCGERGASVVFGPQKGATPEMVQVLDKNLRHFSEIVKQQLGIDIVDVPGAGGAGGLGGGLLAFTKATMKKGIDIVVEKTNLKEALQNADYCFTGEGGIDFQTKFGKAPFGVAQAAKSVNSNIKVIAVAGHVGQDVEDLYNEGFDAIFGIVPGAADLDSLLAGGRENIARTSESIARLLK